TGCTCAAAAACCCAAAATACATGGTCACAGAAAATGGATCATACTTGTTAATTGATGGATGGTACAAGTTGGCAAGAAAAATCCACTACACCGCTGACTGGACTCAATCTTTGGTCTGGGGTTTGGCGTGTGGTTTCGAAAGTCCTTTCCCATGGTTCTTCcctgttttcttcttcgtggTTCTTCTGCACAGAGCATTGAGAGATGATGCCAAgtgcaagaagaagtacgGTAAGGACTGGGAAAAGTACTGTAAGGAATGTCCATACTTGTTCATCCCATACGTTTTTTAAAGTACATACCCTGCCATTACAACCcataaaaaataaaatagacTTTAAACAGAACAAGctaaaatgaaaaaatgaaaaatgaaaaattcaaagagtTACAAATATGTGCGACGTACCCCCTCATCTTCTGTAGTAGTTTGTAATATTTAGAGGCCCCTGAAGAGTTTAAAATAAGTCCATGGTTTTGGGCCCTTTATATTTgattgtgtgtgtgtgttgtTCTATTAAACACAACATCAGTTGTTGTTACTATCTTATACGTAGAGACAGGTAGTTTTGGGGGTGGAATTGAGTCATTTAGTTTTTCAAGGTTAGCGTTAGATTCATTAACTTGACACATTTTATTCATCGGAGTAGTTAAACTTGACAAACGGATTTGTAACATAAGAGATTTAAGAGATTGGAAGACAGTAGACTAGAGGTACTTTTTGACGTAATATACAGAAATTATGGTCAATCAATTACTTAAAGAGTTTTTCGGTCCTAAAAGACTATACTTTGTATGTGGGAAAGTTTACCAAGATATGCACTATGCGAATAGGATAGTTCATTGGTACACCCAGCATAGGTTGCCTGTGATTCCAGTAAACCCTAAGGGAGGTGAAATTGACTTAAGTGTCGATTCAGtatcaagaagagttgCTGGTGATACTAGATTGCCCATCGCACGCACTATTAAGGAAGGATTGGACAATTACAAGGGGAAAAAAGACATTGACGGGATCAGTGTATCGTTTGTGACCCCTCCACCGGTAACCCTTTCGATATTGAAGGAACTAAAGGATGTTGGGACGCCAGTAATTAGCGTATGGTTTCAGCCTGGATCGTGGAATACCGAGTGTGTGGACTATGCTACTGCCGATCTCAAGATCCCGGAAGGAAATGTCATAAACGATTGTATTCTAATAAACGGACATTCGAATTATGTCAAGAGTGAATTGGTGGCCGATTTGTGAGACAGTTGTAGTAGAGGTGTGCAAATAAATATAACGCTACCCTATTCATGTATCTAtttatgttttctttttgttaCTGTTTCTCTCTCTGTGCGTGCTCGTACCCTTGAGAAGAAAGTATCATCATCTGGATATCGTGATTACAGTGATCTCGCCTGGTCATCGCTAGCCTGCTGCGTTTTCAGCTGGAGGGAACTGGATCGTGCCAACGATAGGGTACTTCGTAGTGAAAAATTCGTACCACCCTCTAACTTTGGCCAGCTGATCTTCCGTGAAGTCGGTAATGTTCCAGTGACACGGCGTGTTGTAGGCATGATGATAGTCGAACATGCCAAACTGAAAGTTGTTCGAACAATCTGTACCTGTGAATTTCCGATATGGGCCCCAGGGCCCGTAGAACCTAGGGGACGAAGTAACGTCAAACACTGTTCCGTTGATACTAAGCACTATCGGGGAAAGCTTTTCCCCTTCACCATCTACGTACTTCTCACCAGAAAATCGCGCTAATTCCTCAAGACTAAAAACGTGTGGAAGTGAATACCCATGCAGCCCCCAGTATGGTGCAGGCAGTGGTTTTATCGTGGCCTCGTGTCTCCCACCACCAAAAGGCGTAACACCCGACAACGACCACCAGTGCCCAAAAACGCATTTCGCAACTATCTGAGAAGCAAGCACCACACCAAACCCAACTCTAAGCCAGTCAACAACACCAAACCTCCCGTCCACCTCCTCATCGTAATATTCTTCTCCGTCTCTTGCTCTTCTCTTGGAATCCTGTTGCATGATTCTGGTCCCAACTAATATCTGCCGATTGGCTGCTATCCTATCCGATGGCTGTGAAGAACTCTACCAAAATTCTCTAATTTCAGCCTGCTGCGCTGGTTTATCCGGAAAACTAAACTATATCGTACTAGCAGCCACAGAAGTGGCTTTTTTCTCACGCTTCTATCGTCCCACTGcaataaagaagaagtagaagaagaggaggaagaagcaaaaaaacaacaacaataaactGCACTAGCTAACAGTAGCACCTGCACCTTGTaaacaataaatataaaaattCTTCTGCAACACATCGTACTTGCATATTCACAGATATCCCTGCCCAAGAACAAAATGCAAGCTGCAAGCAACATTGTGCCTGCACAAGTGCTGTTTTGCAACCCAGAACCAGTCGCGCGGAAACGGCACtagttttcatttttcttaaGCTTCTTTTGCCTTTCCCTATTTCCACTCCAGCTTTCGTTCTCTTACACgagatttcttctttccccAGCAATTCCAGAGGTCTGGGTTTTCCTGGAGAACGGGTCGTAGCGTGTGGAAcattgttgttctttttttttttttttttcttcctcgtctTCACTTTTGTCTTTCGAACATTTCCCATTGTGGAATTGCTACAGAAAACTGCTTGGTAACGTCTTTTCCGGCATGATCAACAAAGGGGAGGAGGCGCCGCCGCCGCATGAGAACGGCAGGCAGCGGTTTCTACGAGGAGATTTTGATGTGGATTTTTGTGCTGGCTGGTAGTATGCTTCATGCATAGGCTACAACGGGAAATGGGTTGTGGTGAGAAATTCGGTCGGGGGCTGGTTAGGACATTCCTTTGTTTGTATAGCGTGCCAGATCTAGGCCATTCTACCTGCAGAAGACGTTAGAGataggaaaagaaggatgaatagaaatagaaaaatcaatggaaatgcaaacaaaaaaaaaaaaaaaaaaagttaaaggaacaagaataaaatgaaacaaaataatgtTGCagtagttttttttttaaaaaaaaaaatgcattAGAATGGGAAACAAAGGACATTACATCACATTGCTTTGCAGCAGTCAACACACCGATCTTATTGCAGGATCAGCCTGTATCTGAGGGAGAAGGCCAGTCGTTTAAAAGCGCGTGCGTTTTCGATTTTGGgcttgattttgttttcgaagacaaagaagatacatatacataccTGCAAGTTGAAATCGGTCTAGTGCGCTGTTGCGCGAGTaatttaataataataataaatttCTACCGTAAACTACTTCGTTTTTACATTACAGAGAACTCACTGTGACTGCATACCGTTTTGTTTCCAcgtctctctctttctctgtcTATTTATTGTTTGGTACTCCAAGAAGTAATCCATAGGTATAGAGAGCACagtttttttctctttaaAAGGTACCCTTTCGCATGTGTGTCCAGTGTATAGGCAATACGTTTGTTACATTTCCAACTGCGTTCAGGAATATACAAAAGTGTACCAGCGATAGGAGGAGTAGTACCTTcaaactttctttttttccccttGTAGAAGGAAATCCTACTCTATTGAACCCACCACGCCAAGTAACACGCAGGGTATATACGTGAAAGGTGGAAAAACCCTTGTTGTTCGGCTGGCCGAGATGTTCAAAACAAGAGTGCCCAAGAGGCGATCAAACCTCTCTAACGTGGTCAAGAGCCAGCGAAGCAGCCGTGTTAAGGTCGGCGAACGGTTTTCGGAGAAAAAGAGTAAGCACGAGCAATCTGAAGGAGCTCAAAAAATAGACTCTGCTGTTAGCGGTAGTGTAAATTCTACTGACAAGGGACCTATATCCTCACATCCAGAGGAATCTAGACCTGGCTCTCATTCTAATTCTgcttctgattctgattctgattctgattccGAACCAAGTTCCAACTCCAGCTCCGATTCCGACTCAGATTATGACGACTCATCTCTATCGCAAAATCAAATTAAAGATGGCATTCCCGCAGCATTCTTAGAGCGTCTAATGAGCTTTTCCCTATTCAATAATGCCCCAGAACTGTTCTATATAGCTATCGCCAGAAAACTTAAGCTGCTAGTTTACCATCCGCATGAGTTTGTCGTGAAAGCTGGAGAACCGGCTTTAGCAATGTACTGGATTCTTCGAGGTTCTGTGAATGTCACATCTCCGGATGGCGAAATCGTTCATGCTGAGTTGGTAGAAGGTTCATATTTCGGTGAAATCGGAATCCTTTTCAATAGACCAAGAACAGCAACTGTCATTTCCAAGACAAAAGTTTTGCTAGGAGTATTAACTGCAGAAACGTTCAATCAAGTTTTACTACATTTCCCACAAATAGAACGACAAATCAGAGATGAAGCACAGGAACGTCTTGCAACCCAGGAAAAACAGCGGAAAGCCGGCGTTTCAAAAATCATTCACGATAACGATTTTATTGTACGACAAAGATCTCCAACATGCATCACAAATGATCAAAGCATACAGCCCATATATTCAAGCCCGGGATCCTATTCAGATACTGCAATTTCGTCCGTAACCAATAGTACGGTTATATTCCCACTACAGCAAGAATCTTCGGATAAGCTATTAGAAGAAAGGATACTTCCTCCTCAACTTCCCGAGAGAAACGACTCATCATCACCTACCAATCAAAGCTTGGGAAACCCAATATATACGGAAACAATTGACGACACGATATCAACTAGGcaattcttgaaaagtttgCCTTTGTTTACCGCTTTACCAGCGAATGCTATACATGAGTTAGCTCTCTCGGTAGAAATAAAACAAGTTCCTCCGTTCGAATatgtcttcaaaaaaaatgacatCGGtgaagatatatatttcatcaTTAGTGGTGAGGTTGAAGTCCTTGGTCCTTCtacttcaaaaatatttccCGGCAAAAACGTGCCAATGCCATCTCATAAAATTATCGATGTAGTTCTTGCAAGGTTAGGACCTGGTCAATATTTTGGTGAAATGGGATTCCTCAGCTCCATTACAGATGACgtaaaacaaaaatctaAATGTAAAAGATCTGCTGGTATCAGAACTGTGTCGAACTGTACTCTTTTAGTTTTAACTGGTGATACTCTTAGAGATTTTTGTGCTAAATTCCCTGAAACGGAAACCCAAATCAAGCAAACCGCTGAGGAGCGTATGAAAAAGAATGTCGAAATGCGgaaaaataatgatacGGAATATCAAACTAATTCTTCGCATCCAGATTCAGCTGCCTTGATATCACCAATATCACAAAAAGGTTATATCAATTTATTAAACGATCAAACTAGAAAGATTCAATCTCAGCCTCTAGTTACTGTAGACTCACTTTTAAGTCAAACATCAGAATCATCCTTAGATCTTTACAATGAACCAAATAACAAATCTTTATTCAAGTCCAATTTTTCATTCGATAATCAATCACAAAAGGAAACGTCCATGCAACAAATAAGAAAACCAGCTTCACCAACCTTTACTCCAGTTTCTGGAATCGGTGCTTCGCTTTCCGCAGCTTCTTCAGGTTCTCTATTAGGGGAGAATTCGATTAAAAGTGATGAGGTGTTACAACAGCAACCTCTAGAACTCCATGTTCCGCCTTTAAATGGCGCTTTGAAACGTAGAGCTTCCGCTTTCGCAACAAGAAGCCCTTCACCAATGCAATACATGGGTCACTTAAAGAGGGCAAGGCTCTCTAATATCGGCGGCGGGCCGTCTAGGAGAAGATCTTCAGTTCTAAGTGTTGGGCCTTTACCTGATAGATTGCTATTACGCTGCTTCCAATATATCCCATTGCCTGAACTAATGAAGTTGCGTTTAGTTTGCCGGCGCTGGAGGCAGCTTTTGTATGTGGCCCCTGGTCTTTTCGACAAATTAGACTTGACTCCATGGAGTACCAGCATTGATGATAAAGCCTTGCATAAAATTACTGATTTTGTCGGCTCAAGATCCAAGTATATTGATATATCAAATTGCTTTCATGTTACCGACGAAGGGTTTTCATATATGGTCAATGAAATTGGAATAGGTGGATGTATTAAGTCACTCAAAATGACTTCATGTTGGGAGATAAGTGCAATGGCTATTATGGACATTGCTGTTCCTTCGATTGGTaaatttttggaagaaattaatTTGAGTAATTGTAGAAAGGTACGGGATGACGTTATTCAAAGGCTACTTGGATGGGATGTAGCTGAGGTTGCTCCCAGTAGTGTTGCCTCATCCCACAATAATCAAATAGGGTCATTATATCCGTTAGATGAGCCTATACCAGGTATGGAAGCCTACTCTCCATATGTTAACGAACAGCAGTCAACCCAAAAGGTAATAGGGTGTCGAAACTTAAATAAATTGACTCTACGGCACTGCAAAAATCTTACGGATTTAACCCTATATCATATGTCACTTTATGCCAAGGATAGACTAACATATCTCGATTTTACCAGATGCACAGGGCTAACAGACGTAGGCTTTTCTTATTGGTCTTATCAAATGTTCCCTAAGCTGAAAACTTTGATTATTAGTGAATGCATTTTTTTAACTGATAATTCTATTCGCTCCATACTAAACAGCTGCCCAAATTTGGCATACTTGAATGTATCATTTTGCTGTTCTCTAACAGATACAGCTATTGAACTTATATGTGTTGGTGGTCAAAACTTGGAACAATTAGATATCAGCTTTTGCGGCAGGGCTGTCAGTGATATATCTTTATTAAATATATCGATGCATTTAAGAAAACTCGAACAGATCTCTCTGAAAGGCTGTTTAAGAGTGACAAGATCAGGTGTCGACTCCTTATTGGGTGGATATGCGCCGTTGAAACGAATCGATATATCACAATGCAAAAATGCGCATATCTATCAAGGAGGTGTTCAGGCAACACTTTTCAAGACTTCTTCAGGATCAAAATCAGTCTTTTTGACAATGGAAGATAGCTCTAGATGTGTTGAAGTTATAATTTAAGCATCCACGACCGCAAGATACCAGACTGAATAGAAACAAATTTTTATTAGttgaaattattatttatgtTAAGTCTAGTTAATATCACGATACATTTCATATCCTACCTATAGAAAGGACTATAGTCTAATCTTAAGATTTTTTATATGTAAATATGCTCTGTTGAAGTCAAGTACGGTTAACTAGTATACCGAAATGTAgttgtttatttttgatttttgattttgtgCAATACACTCGGCTATCCATGTTATGTTTCTCACTTCTTGCTCTCTTGACTTCATCCAAGCCCAAATAGTAGATACGGTAAATTGTTGAGTGAAGGCATCTCTACACAATTCCATTTCCAATTTATAGAAATGGTCTTCAAGATTGCCGTTTTCGAAAATCCCACGGTATGTATGGACTGTATCTACAATTTGTCTAACAGATTCAAAATCTTGGCCATGTGTGGCAAGTTGTTCAGAGGCAACAGGGTACAGTTTACCTAACTTAGGCAATAAATCACGTTTTAGATCAGAATTTATGATGTCCGAGCTCTGCaaagaattcaaagatATGTTGATAGCTCTTCTATCGGCTTCGAATTCCAAAAGCTCTTTTAAGTTCTCTCTTGCCGGCTCATCAATTTCAGTGGAGACAAAGTCATAAAAGTCTTGCAAATAAGCACAGTACAACTTGTTCCTGATAATCTCGATGTTTAAGTCATCCAATTCATCGGCATCATCGAAACAATCACGGAAATACGTGGCCAATGGAGTATCAACGAGAACAGTATCATATAAGGACTCGAGATCTGTAGCCACGGTCAACGTGGGTAGAGTCTCGAACCAACCCAATGGGTGACAACGCCCCAAAATTTCGGCCTTATCTCTATCATGAATGGTACCGGTGATCATCAACGCAACATTGTCAATCATGTAGCCATAAGTGATGAAGTCCATAAACTTTTTGGTAACACCACTGGATTGATCTCTTACGTATTGGAACTCCTGGTACAATTTGTCTGCAGCACGTTCCTGGATTACAGTAGTAGTGAGTGCATCGCTTGATACATTAGATAAAAAATTCCCGTAGTCAGTGCTTGCCAACTGTAATTTTAAATCTTCCAATGTATCACACTGGGTAAGATTGATGTACTGACTACCAGTTAAAAGCCCATTACGGTAGCCTCTCACAACACCTTCGATGAAACCGTTATCAACGTTAAAGAACACACCTTCCATAATTGTGCTATAGATTAAACAGGACTCAAAACTAGAGAAAAAACACAAAGAGCAGACGCTATCCAGGTAAAACTAGTTTGTATCACTTCTAAATTCAGCTTAAATGTGAACTCTGAGTGTACTGAGTTATGTGTATCTTTCCTGCTTGGATTATCCCTCTTCTAAGTTTCAAATGTTCTTCTATAGATTGTGCTCTCAGTATATATGAAgattcatttcttcaaattcccCTTTTGATATTATCAGCATTACCCGGTATTTACCATGTGACGGTTAAAAAACACTTTATATATACGCTAAAAGACTACTCCTGAATTCGAGGTTAAAGACCATTCTAATCACCTGCAATGGGCTCATAATTGACTTATCACtatttgtattattattttgaattAGTGCCCACCATAATCGAAAAACTGTAATGTTAGCTCCCGTACCCatgtgtttttcttcttcagtaTGATGAAATGGTTCATTACACAAGGCTTGTAAGATGGGATTGATTACATGAAAAGTAATATTGCTGAAATTATATAGACTGATGTATAATAAAATGAAGATGCAATTGTGGAACCAGGATCTGAGAAACTGGGCTGCGGTATACGCATCTAGCTAAAGCATTGGCTCTATAAACAATGGACTCTCTTGTCGGGGAAGTTATTGGCACCAATGATAAGGAAGCTATTGAGTTCGCGATTGGGATattaagagaaagagatagTTATGATGACTACTTCACATCTGAGCCCTTGCCCGGTTCAATAATAGAGGATATAGCAGAGTATAATGCCGAAATTTCGAAGTTAGAGCGTACTCTAAAGTCCGAATTGACCAAGGAGAAGGGCAATTTATTGGATATACTCTTATCAAGTAACTGGAACAGTACATTGGCCGAAATATCAACCCAAATAGATCAATTATGGGAATTACATAgagatgaggaagatgaagatggtgGAGATATCAACGAGCCCAGCAATGATAAAACACCGAATAGCTCTACTGAATCTGATGACGCATTCCATGAGGCCTTAGACAAACTAAGGCACTTACATTTGACGGAACGAGACACAAGTCTCGTTCAAGTCTTGAACAACATAGACAAAatcaatgatattttaGAATTGCCAACTCTAATATCCACTTGTATACGCACAGGACACTATCAAGAAGCATTAATGTTGTACTCTTACAGTAaaaacttggaaaagaagttcCCAAATGTCGAATTGATAAGAATCGTGGTCAAGAGGATACAAGAAGTAATTTCAACAAGGATGTTGAATGGACTTGTCaaacttctttcaacaaacttGACACTCAGCTCCATGAAAAAGATACTTTCGTATTTGGAAGCGCTAGATCCACTAGATACAAATCCCACTGCGTTACAGCAGTTGCTACTAACAATGCGTTACAAATTTGTCACTGAAGAAATAGACTCCTATCATATAGCAGACGACACGGGCAAATCTGTCAAAGAGATGCTCATTAAGCGAAAAATTGAATGTGTTAGAGAGCATGTATATGGAACTATTGCAGT
This genomic interval from Kluyveromyces marxianus DMKU3-1042 DNA, complete genome, chromosome 4 contains the following:
- a CDS encoding membrane-associated progesterone receptor encodes the protein MQQDSKRRARDGEEYYDEEVDGRFGVVDWLRVGFGVVLASQIVAKCVFGHWWSLSGVTPFGGGRHEATIKPLPAPYWGLHGYSLPHVFSLEELARFSGEKYVDGEGEKLSPIVLSINGTVFDVTSSPRFYGPWGPYRKFTGTDCSNNFQFGMFDYHHAYNTPCHWNITDFTEDQLAKVRGWYEFFTTKYPIVGTIQFPPAENAAG
- a CDS encoding CoA-binding protein, whose translation is MVNQLLKEFFGPKRLYFVCGKVYQDMHYANRIVHWYTQHRLPVIPVNPKGGEIDLSVDSVSRRVAGDTRLPIARTIKEGLDNYKGKKDIDGISVSFVTPPPVTLSILKELKDVGTPVISVWFQPGSWNTECVDYATADLKIPEGNVINDCILINGHSNYVKSELVADL
- the Fbxl7 gene encoding uncharacterized protein codes for the protein MFKTRVPKRRSNLSNVVKSQRSSRVKVGERFSEKKSKHEQSEGAQKIDSAVSGSVNSTDKGPISSHPEESRPGSHSNSASDSDSDSDSEPSSNSSSDSDSDYDDSSLSQNQIKDGIPAAFLERLMSFSLFNNAPELFYIAIARKLKLLVYHPHEFVVKAGEPALAMYWILRGSVNVTSPDGEIVHAELVEGSYFGEIGILFNRPRTATVISKTKVLLGVLTAETFNQVLLHFPQIERQIRDEAQERLATQEKQRKAGVSKIIHDNDFIVRQRSPTCITNDQSIQPIYSSPGSYSDTAISSVTNSTVIFPLQQESSDKLLEERILPPQLPERNDSSSPTNQSLGNPIYTETIDDTISTRQFLKSLPLFTALPANAIHELALSVEIKQVPPFEYVFKKNDIGEDIYFIISGEVEVLGPSTSKIFPGKNVPMPSHKIIDVVLARLGPGQYFGEMGFLSSITDDVKQKSKCKRSAGIRTVSNCTLLVLTGDTLRDFCAKFPETETQIKQTAEERMKKNVEMRKNNDTEYQTNSSHPDSAALISPISQKGYINLLNDQTRKIQSQPLVTVDSLLSQTSESSLDLYNEPNNKSLFKSNFSFDNQSQKETSMQQIRKPASPTFTPVSGIGASLSAASSGSLLGENSIKSDEVLQQQPLELHVPPLNGALKRRASAFATRSPSPMQYMGHLKRARLSNIGGGPSRRRSSVLSVGPLPDRLLLRCFQYIPLPELMKLRLVCRRWRQLLYVAPGLFDKLDLTPWSTSIDDKALHKITDFVGSRSKYIDISNCFHVTDEGFSYMVNEIGIGGCIKSLKMTSCWEISAMAIMDIAVPSIGKFLEEINLSNCRKVRDDVIQRLLGWDVAEVAPSSVASSHNNQIGSLYPLDEPIPDVGFSYWSYQMFPKLKTLIISECIFLTDNSIRSILNSCPNLAYLNVSFCCSLTDTAIELICVGGQNLEQLDISFCGRAVSDISLLNISMHLRKLEQISLKGCLRVTRSGVDSLLGGYAPLKRIDISQCKNAHIYQGGVQATLFKTSSGSKSVFLTMEDSSRCVEVII
- the COG8 gene encoding Golgi transport complex subunit COG8; translation: MDSLVGEVIGTNDKEAIEFAIGILRERDSYDDYFTSEPLPGSIIEDIAEYNAEISKLERTLKSELTKEKGNLLDILLSSNWNSTLAEISTQIDQLWELHRDEEDEDGGDINEPSNDKTPNSSTESDDAFHEALDKLRHLHLTERDTSLVQVLNNIDKINDILELPTLISTCIRTGHYQEALMLYSYSKNLEKKFPNVELIRIVVKRIQEVISTRMLNGLVKLLSTNLTLSSMKKILSYLEALDPLDTNPTALQQLLLTMRYKFVTEEIDSYHIADDTGKSVKEMLIKRKIECVREHVYGTIAVFNSLFQSETKAIYIPLLIVDQQDEPSTTDSAVETSLPLLKFINECSNFLIQHLSLHKQYLTESVCLQLVYCSFRLCDANQNFHHLFINKLLESSLFTKEALNLAIAKRLELAARY
- the VMA6 gene encoding H(+)-transporting V0 sector ATPase subunit d, giving the protein MEGVFFNVDNGFIEGVVRGYRNGLLTGSQYINLTQCDTLEDLKLQLASTDYGNFLSNVSSDALTTTVIQERAADKLYQEFQYVRDQSSGVTKKFMDFITYGYMIDNVALMITGTIHDRDKAEILGRCHPLGWFETLPTLTVATDLESLYDTVLVDTPLATYFRDCFDDADELDDLNIEIIRNKLYCAYLQDFYDFVSTEIDEPARENLKELLEFEADRRAINISLNSLQSSDIINSDLKRDLLPKLGKLYPVASEQLATHGQDFESVRQIVDTVHTYRGIFENGNLEDHFYKLEMELCRDAFTQQFTVSTIWAWMKSREQEVRNITWIAECIAQNQKSKINNYISVY